One Engystomops pustulosus chromosome 7, aEngPut4.maternal, whole genome shotgun sequence DNA window includes the following coding sequences:
- the LOC140070261 gene encoding serine/threonine-protein kinase Sgk2-like, whose amino-acid sequence MHSAAKSEIRRRAQRDRVLLQRRGIDEEQEPLFNLWVMDCPPTDVDIDDSNMAYKRLDLEKTRKIKRHEILAQKRKMENLMESHSADEDLNRAILNSMKKLGELVPASRRRNKYSILKKLRNISSELEMEEVLQVRPQHVSFTRSHSPETPNLQREAAKRRIRNNRDWVVQGLRGLIYAKAIINGNGALRRSGSPAINTSFTESKKGSEIVSAPNASLEPDGSAQPDSDIAAMPAEDLPSARPQTPTQLVNTIRPFDVNNLEFQKDLGKGAYGKVVLASDPITDELLAVKIMSKSKIKDTISTELEVLRIGADCRFLISLRGSMETATKYIIAMDYMAGGDLFGLMMEWMPFDMQTTRPFAAEMYCGLRYLHDHGVIHRDLKPENILLDDIGHIKIADFGISAINVFREDTTTGIAGSTGYIAPEVLDEEPYNHLVDSFAFGVILYMMSVGDQPFYGEGSLEDYYWSLQEDVPDFLPGTCPHAIDFIQGLLCKSPRDRIAMTSSTRSHPFFNTIDWDDVESGKGRPPFQWD is encoded by the exons ATGCATTCTGCAGCAAAATCCGAAATACGGAGAAGAGCCCAAAGAGATCGGGTTCTATTACAGAGGAGAGGAATTGATGAAGAGCAGGAACCATTATTCAACTTATGGGTAATGGACTGTCCACCAACTGATGTGGACATTGATGACTCAAACATGGCATACAAAAGACTGGATCTGGAGAAGACCCGAAAGATCAAGAGACATGAAATCCTTGCACAGAAAAGGAAAATGGAGAACCTGATGGAATCTCACTCTGCCGATGAAGACCTTAACAGGGCCATTCTCAACAGCATGAAAAAACTTGGAGAATTGGTCCCTGCTTCAAGGAGGAGGAACAAATACTCAATCCTCAAGAAACTCCGAAATATCAGCTCAGAGTTAGAGATGGAAGAGGTTCTCCAAGTAAGACCACAACATGTCTCTTTCACCAGATCCCACAGTCCAGAGACTCCAAACCTACAGAGAGAGGCAGCCAAGAGGAGAATCAGGAACAACAGAGATTGGGTTGTCCAAGGATTGAGAGGTCTCATCTATGCCAAAGCCATAATTAATGGAAATGGAGCGTTAAGAAGATCCGGGTCACCAGCCATCAACACGTCCTTCACAGAGAGCAAGAAAGGCTCAGAGATTGTCTCTGCACCCAACGCATCCCTGGAACCAG ATGGAAGCGCTCAGCCAGACTCTGACATAGCGGCCATGCCAGCGGAAGACCTTCCCAGTGCCCGACCCCAGACACCAACACAACTTGTTAACACCATAAGACCTTTCGATGTTAACAATCTTGAGTTTCAGAAAGACCTTGGAAAGGGGGCATATGGAAAG GTTGTCCTGGCATCAGATCCCATCACTGATGAACTGCTGGCCGTAAAGATCATGTCCAAGAGTAAAATCAAGGACACAATCTCCACAGAACTGGAAGTTCTTAGAATTGGAGCTGATTGCCGCTTCCTGATATCATTGCGGGGATCTATGGAGACAGCCACCAAATACATCATAGCCATGGACTATATGGCCGGAGGAGACCTGTTCGGCCTGATGATGGAATGGATGCCCTTTGACATGCAGACAACAAG ACCCTTTGCGGCAGAGATGTACTGCGGACTCCGATATCTTCATGACCACGGCGTCATACACCG TGACCTGAAGCCTGAAAATATTCTCCTTGATGACATCGGACACATTAAAATTGCTGACTTTGGCATCTCGGCAATAAATGTGTTTAGGGAAGACACCACCACAGGCATTGCAGGCAGCACTGGATATATAGCCCCAGAG GTGCTGGACGAGGAGCCGTATAATCATCTTGTGGACTCGTTTGCATTTGGCGTCATCCTCTATATGATGAGCGTAGGAGATCAGCCGTTCTATGGCGAAGGCTCACTGGAGGATTACTATTGGTCACTGCAGGAAGATGTCCCTGATTTTCTCCCGGGAACATGCCCTCATGCCATCGATTTCATCCAAGGG CTATTGTGCAAATCTCCACGTGACCGTATAGCAATGACATCGTCCACCAGATCCCACCCGTTCTTTAACACAATTGACTGGGACGACGTGGAGTCCGGCAAAGGCCGCCCACCATTCCAATGGGACT GA